A window of Lytechinus pictus isolate F3 Inbred chromosome 7, Lp3.0, whole genome shotgun sequence contains these coding sequences:
- the LOC129264472 gene encoding xanthine dehydrogenase/oxidase-like isoform X1 — protein sequence MAQPNGDPLIFYCNGKRVEEHDPDPEMTLLTYLRTKLGLTGTKSGCSEGGCGACTVMVSNYDSNLNVIFHRAVNACLAPVCSVHGAAVTTVEGIGSTKTKLHPVQERIALAHGTQCGFCTPGMVMSMYTLLRNNPHPSMEDIQAALGGNLCRCTGYRPILEGYKSFAKDGGCCGGQCGQRNDTDEVPCRLYDPTTFTQYDPTQDIIFPPELLLSTAKENKSSLTFVGTRVTWHRPLTLNELLDLKTKHPTAKLIGGNTEIGIETKFGNKLYPILIDVNHIRELKELTVKGDGVLIGAGVTLNGVDTFLKEIITREQNFKKIALEAIVEMLRWFAGRQIRDVAMIGGNIVTGSPISDLNPILMACKCTLELVSQTRGTRFVFMDEHFFTGYRKNVIELDEVLKSITIPFTKENEYVYGFKQSPRREDDIAIVNAGLRVAFDHGTDVISDIALSYGGMAESSVLATNTMQKLVGKKWDETMLEIAFTSLAEDFLLPAGAPGGMETYRKSLVVGFFFKFYILVLQQLQSKQMNLPPELTSSIDTSAITVFKDGPVEGVQFFQEVSSGQPDHDPVGRPISHKAAYQHATGEAVYIDDMPRISGELHMAFVYSGRAHAKIISIDPSNALAMDSVHDFISAEDVPGSNFLGPIIPDEELFATKEVMHIGQIIGAVLADTKEQAQRAAKEVNVEFNDLEAVITIEDAIAKESFFDFSRVIESGNLLEAFEKSDYVIEGELKVGAQEHFYMETQCACVVPKGEDGEFEVFCGTQNPAAVPTFVSSVLGVPCNRITGRFKRLGGAFGGKQYRSAILAAQCAVAANKVGRPVRFMLDRNEDMKSTGTRHPFLGRYTVGCTKDGKLVGVDIKMFSNAGFSYDVSTAVMDKAIQYFDNVYRLPVFRVEGRICRTNLPSNVAFRAFGTPQAMIITESLMDDVAVKCRIPQHKVREMNFYQEGDITPQNQKIEGFMLPRCWDECLTKSNFASRREAVDIFNRNNRWKKRGLAIIPVKYGVSFHILHLNQAGALVHIYTDGSVLVTHGGIEMGQGLHTKMIQIAARTLGIPQAKIHLTETNTTKVPNASGTGASTGTDLNGRAVQKACETLKHRLEPYMYADPKGDWNTWVVAAYNDRVSLSAAGFYKRDDLNYDKKKNEGKLFPYNTYGVGVSEVEIDCLTGDHRTLRTDIVMDVGESINPAIDVGQIEGAFVQGYGLFVMEDLRWSPDGQLLTNGPGYYKIPSFGDVPLEFNVTLLKNSSNPANICSSKACGEPPFFLASSVFFAIKDAMMSARADEGLTGIFRLDSPSVAERIRLGCVDKFTKMFPSPEPGTFRPFFVRP from the exons TGGGTCTAACAGGCACGAAGTCCGGCTGTTCTGAAGGAGGATGCGGGGCATGTACGGTGATGGTCTCCAATTATGATTCAAACTTGAACGTGATCTT CCATCGTGCAGTGAATGCTTGTCTTGCCCCTGTTTGTTCAGTCCATGGCGCAGCCGTCACAACCGTAGAAGGTATAGGGAGCACAAAGACAAAGTTACACCCCGTACAG GAACGGATTGCTCTGGCCCATGGTACTCAATGTGGTTTCTGCACTCCAGGGATGGTGATGTCGATGTACACGCTCCTAAGAAATAATCCTCATCCTTCTATGGAAGACATTCAAGCAGCACTAGGAGGAAACCTATGTAGATGTACAGGTTATAGACCAATCCTCGAAGGGTACAAGTCATTTGCTAAG gatGGTGGTTGCTGTGGAGGGCAGTGTGGGCAGCGTAACGACACTGATGAG GTACCTTGCCGATTATATGATCCAACCACATTTACACAGTACGACCCAACGCAGGATATCATATTTCCTCCAGAGCTTTTG cTATCTACAGCGAAAGAGAATAAGAGTTCACTGACCTTTGTAGGAACGAGGGTGACCTGGCatcgacctttgaccttgaatgaaCTGCTTGACCTGAAGACAAAACACCCGACCGCAAAGTTGATTGGTGGAAATACTGAGATAG GTATTGAAACCAAGTTTGGAAACAAACTTTATCCCATACTGATTGACGTCAACCACATCAGAGAATTGAAGGAGTTAACGGTTAAAGGTGATGGTGTCTTGATTGGTGCTGGCGTCACTCTTAACGGAGTGGATACCTTTTTGAAAGAGATCATCACTCGTGAACAAA ATTTCAAGAAAATAGCACTTGAAGCAATAGTTGAGATGCTCCGCTGGTTTGCTGGTCGACAAATTAGAGACGTGGCT ATGATTGGCGGGAACATCGTGACTGGTAGCCCTATATCAGACCTCAATCCAATTCTCATGGCATGTAAATGCACCTTGGAATTGGTATCACAAACAAGAG GTACTCGTTTTGTGTTTATGGATGAACATTTCTTTACTGGCTACCGAAAGAATGTTATAGAATTAGACGAGGTGTTGAAGTCGATCACAATTCCATTCACTAAAGAG AATGAATACGTCTATGGCTTCAAACAATCTCCTCGTCGTGAAGACGACATCGCTATCGTTAACGCTGGATTGAGAGTGGCTTTCGATCACGGCACTGACGTCATCAGTGATATTGCATTGTCTTACGGAGGAATGGCGGAAAGTTCGGTCCTTGCCACAAATACTATGCAGAAATTAGTGGGAAA GAAGTGGGACGAAACAATGTTGGAGATAGCATTCACATCCCTGGCAGAAGACTTTCTTCTTCCCGCTGGAGCTCCTGGTGGGATGGAAACTTATCGAAAATCGTTAGTCGTAGGATTCTTCTTCAAGTTTTATATTTTGGTCCTTCAACAGCTGCAATCTAAACAA ATGAACCTTCCTCCTGAATTGACGTCATCCATCGACACGAGTGCCATAACTGTATTTAAAGATGGGCCTGTTGAAGGTGTTCAATTTTTCCAG GAAGTATCCTCTGGCCAGCCAGACCACGATCCTGTGGGTCGTCCTATCAGTCACAAGGCTGCCTACCAACACGCCACGGGGGAGGCAGTATACATCGATGATATGCCTAGAATTTCGG GTGAACTTCACATGGCATTTGTCTATAGCGGGAGAGCTCATGCAAAGATCAT ATCCATCGATCCATCTAATGCATTAGCCATGGATAGTGTTCATGACTTCATATCTGCTGAAGATGTTCCTGGTAGTAACTTTTTAGGCCCCATTATTCCTGATGAGGAATTGTTCGCTACTAAAGAA GTGATGCATATTGGCCAGATCATCGGGGCTGTTCTCGCTGATACCAAGGAGCAAGCCCAACGAGCAGCCAAGGAAGTCAACGTCGAGTTCAATGATCTCGAGGCGGTGATCACGATTGAG GACGCAATTGCAAAGGAGTCCTTCTTCGACTTCTCAAGAGTTATTGAAAGTGGTAATCTTTTAGAGGCTTTCGAGAAGTCTGACTACGTCATTGAAGGAGAATTGAAAGTTGGAGCTCAGGAACACTTCTACATGGAAACCCAGTGCGCATGCGTGGTACCAAAGGGGGAGGATGGGGAGTTTGAAGTATTCTGTGGTACTCAAAATCCTGCGGCTGTGCCG ACCTTCGTTTCTTCTGTCCTTGGAGTTCCATGTAATCGGATAACCGGTCGTTTCAAGCGGTTAGGTGGTGCCTTTGGTGGAAAACAGTATCGGTCGGCGATTCTCGCTGCCCAATGTGCTGTTGCTGCTAACAA GGTTGGTCGTCCAGTGCGTTTTATGTTAGATCGGAATGAAGACATGAAATCGACAGGGACAAGACATCCGTTCTTGGGTCGTTACACGGTCGGTTGTACCAAGGATGGAAAACTCGTCGGTGTTGACATCAAGATGTTCTCCAACGCTGGCTTCTCTTATGATGTTTCTACTGCG GTGATGGACAAAGCGATTCAGTATTTTGACAACGTATATCGGTTACCGGTTTTCCGGGTTGAGGGCCGAATTTGTCGTACCAACCTCCCGTCCAACGTAGCATTCCGTGCATTTGGAACACCACAGGCTATGATCATTACTGAATCACTCATGGATGATGTCGCAGTCAAGTGCAGGATTCCTCAGCATAAA GTAAGAGAGATGAATTTCTACCAGGAGGGTGACATCACACCTCAAAATCAGAAAATCGAGGGGTTTATGTTGCCTCGCTGTTGGGATGAATGCTTGACCAAAAGCAACTTCGCCAGCCGCAGGGAGGCTGTGGACATTTTTAACAG GAATAATCGCTGGAAGAAGAGAGGACTTGCCATCATTCCTGTCAAGTACGGCGTTTCCTTTCACATACTACACTTAAATCAA GCCGGTGCCCTAGTCCACATCTACACCGATGGTTCCGTTCTTGTCACACACGGGGGCATTGAGATGGGCCAGGGTCTACATACCAAGATGATTCAGATTGCTGCTAGGACTCTTGGGATACCTCAGGCAAAGATCCACCTTACAGAAACAAACACTACTAAGGTACCGAATGCATCGGGAACGGGTGCCAGTACAGGGACAGATCTCAACGGACGGGCAGTACAG AAAGCTTGTGAGACTCTGAAACATCGACTAGAGCCATACATGTACGCCGACCCAAAAGGCGATTGGAACACTTGG GTGGTAGCAGCTTATAACGATCGTGTAAGCTTGTCAGCAGCTGGCTTTTATAA GAGAGACGACTTGAATTACGATAAAAAGAAGAACGAAGGAAAACTATTCCCTTACAACACGTACGGTGTCGGGGTCTCCGAAGTGGAGATCGACTGCCTTACAGGTGATCATCGAACTCTAAGAACCGATATCGTCATGGACGTCGGAGAAAGCATCAACCCCGCTATCGACGTTGGTCAG ATAGAAGGTGCCTTTGTCCAGGGTTATGGTCTCTTTGTCATGGAGGACCTGAGATGGTCACCTGATGGTCAGCTCTTGACCAATGGCCCTGGCTACTACAAAATACCTTCGTTTGGTGACGTACCCCTGGAGTTTAACGTTACTCTACTGAAGAACTCATCTAACCCTGCCAATATCTGTTCATCGAAG GCTTGTGGGGAGCCACCCTTCTTTTTAGCCTCATCAGTCTTTTTTGCTATCAAGGACGCCATGATGTCAGCCAGAGCAGATGAAGGTTTGACTGGTATCTTCCGGTTAGACAGTCCCTCGGTCGCTGAAAGGATTCGACTCGGCTGTGTGGACAAGTTCACCAAAATG TTCCCATCACCTGAGCCGGGTACCTTCAGACCATTCTTCGTCCGACCATGA
- the LOC129264472 gene encoding xanthine dehydrogenase/oxidase-like isoform X2, with amino-acid sequence MAQPNGDPLIFYCNGKRVEEHDPDPEMTLLTYLRTKLGLTGTKSGCSEGGCGACTVMVSNYDSNLNVIFHRAVNACLAPVCSVHGAAVTTVEGIGSTKTKLHPVQERIALAHGTQCGFCTPGMVMSMYTLLRNNPHPSMEDIQAALGGNLCRCTGYRPILEGYKSFAKDGGCCGGQCGQRNDTDEVPCRLYDPTTFTQYDPTQDIIFPPELLLSTAKENKSSLTFVGTRVTWHRPLTLNELLDLKTKHPTAKLIGGNTEIGIETKFGNKLYPILIDVNHIRELKELTVKGDGVLIGAGVTLNGVDTFLKEIITREQNFKKIALEAIVEMLRWFAGRQIRDVAMIGGNIVTGSPISDLNPILMACKCTLELVSQTRGTRFVFMDEHFFTGYRKNVIELDEVLKSITIPFTKENEYVYGFKQSPRREDDIAIVNAGLRVAFDHGTDVISDIALSYGGMAESSVLATNTMQKLVGKKWDETMLEIAFTSLAEDFLLPAGAPGGMETYRKSLVVGFFFKFYILVLQQLQSKQMNLPPELTSSIDTSAITVFKDGPVEGVQFFQEVSSGQPDHDPVGRPISHKAAYQHATGEAVYIDDMPRISGELHMAFVYSGRAHAKIISIDPSNALAMDSVHDFISAEDVPGSNFLGPIIPDEELFATKEVMHIGQIIGAVLADTKEQAQRAAKEVNVEFNDLEAVITIEDAIAKESFFDFSRVIESGNLLEAFEKSDYVIEGELKVGAQEHFYMETQCACVVPKGEDGEFEVFCGTQNPAAVPTFVSSVLGVPCNRITGRFKRLGGAFGGKQYRSAILAAQCAVAANKVGRPVRFMLDRNEDMKSTGTRHPFLGRYTVGCTKDGKLVGVDIKMFSNAGFSYDVSTAVMDKAIQYFDNVYRLPVFRVEGRICRTNLPSNVAFRAFGTPQAMIITESLMDDVAVKCRIPQHKVREMNFYQEGDITPQNQKIEGFMLPRCWDECLTKSNFASRREAVDIFNRNNRWKKRGLAIIPVKYGVSFHILHLNQAGALVHIYTDGSVLVTHGGIEMGQGLHTKMIQIAARTLGIPQAKIHLTETNTTKVPNASGTGASTGTDLNGRAVQKACETLKHRLEPYMYADPKGDWNTWERRLELR; translated from the exons TGGGTCTAACAGGCACGAAGTCCGGCTGTTCTGAAGGAGGATGCGGGGCATGTACGGTGATGGTCTCCAATTATGATTCAAACTTGAACGTGATCTT CCATCGTGCAGTGAATGCTTGTCTTGCCCCTGTTTGTTCAGTCCATGGCGCAGCCGTCACAACCGTAGAAGGTATAGGGAGCACAAAGACAAAGTTACACCCCGTACAG GAACGGATTGCTCTGGCCCATGGTACTCAATGTGGTTTCTGCACTCCAGGGATGGTGATGTCGATGTACACGCTCCTAAGAAATAATCCTCATCCTTCTATGGAAGACATTCAAGCAGCACTAGGAGGAAACCTATGTAGATGTACAGGTTATAGACCAATCCTCGAAGGGTACAAGTCATTTGCTAAG gatGGTGGTTGCTGTGGAGGGCAGTGTGGGCAGCGTAACGACACTGATGAG GTACCTTGCCGATTATATGATCCAACCACATTTACACAGTACGACCCAACGCAGGATATCATATTTCCTCCAGAGCTTTTG cTATCTACAGCGAAAGAGAATAAGAGTTCACTGACCTTTGTAGGAACGAGGGTGACCTGGCatcgacctttgaccttgaatgaaCTGCTTGACCTGAAGACAAAACACCCGACCGCAAAGTTGATTGGTGGAAATACTGAGATAG GTATTGAAACCAAGTTTGGAAACAAACTTTATCCCATACTGATTGACGTCAACCACATCAGAGAATTGAAGGAGTTAACGGTTAAAGGTGATGGTGTCTTGATTGGTGCTGGCGTCACTCTTAACGGAGTGGATACCTTTTTGAAAGAGATCATCACTCGTGAACAAA ATTTCAAGAAAATAGCACTTGAAGCAATAGTTGAGATGCTCCGCTGGTTTGCTGGTCGACAAATTAGAGACGTGGCT ATGATTGGCGGGAACATCGTGACTGGTAGCCCTATATCAGACCTCAATCCAATTCTCATGGCATGTAAATGCACCTTGGAATTGGTATCACAAACAAGAG GTACTCGTTTTGTGTTTATGGATGAACATTTCTTTACTGGCTACCGAAAGAATGTTATAGAATTAGACGAGGTGTTGAAGTCGATCACAATTCCATTCACTAAAGAG AATGAATACGTCTATGGCTTCAAACAATCTCCTCGTCGTGAAGACGACATCGCTATCGTTAACGCTGGATTGAGAGTGGCTTTCGATCACGGCACTGACGTCATCAGTGATATTGCATTGTCTTACGGAGGAATGGCGGAAAGTTCGGTCCTTGCCACAAATACTATGCAGAAATTAGTGGGAAA GAAGTGGGACGAAACAATGTTGGAGATAGCATTCACATCCCTGGCAGAAGACTTTCTTCTTCCCGCTGGAGCTCCTGGTGGGATGGAAACTTATCGAAAATCGTTAGTCGTAGGATTCTTCTTCAAGTTTTATATTTTGGTCCTTCAACAGCTGCAATCTAAACAA ATGAACCTTCCTCCTGAATTGACGTCATCCATCGACACGAGTGCCATAACTGTATTTAAAGATGGGCCTGTTGAAGGTGTTCAATTTTTCCAG GAAGTATCCTCTGGCCAGCCAGACCACGATCCTGTGGGTCGTCCTATCAGTCACAAGGCTGCCTACCAACACGCCACGGGGGAGGCAGTATACATCGATGATATGCCTAGAATTTCGG GTGAACTTCACATGGCATTTGTCTATAGCGGGAGAGCTCATGCAAAGATCAT ATCCATCGATCCATCTAATGCATTAGCCATGGATAGTGTTCATGACTTCATATCTGCTGAAGATGTTCCTGGTAGTAACTTTTTAGGCCCCATTATTCCTGATGAGGAATTGTTCGCTACTAAAGAA GTGATGCATATTGGCCAGATCATCGGGGCTGTTCTCGCTGATACCAAGGAGCAAGCCCAACGAGCAGCCAAGGAAGTCAACGTCGAGTTCAATGATCTCGAGGCGGTGATCACGATTGAG GACGCAATTGCAAAGGAGTCCTTCTTCGACTTCTCAAGAGTTATTGAAAGTGGTAATCTTTTAGAGGCTTTCGAGAAGTCTGACTACGTCATTGAAGGAGAATTGAAAGTTGGAGCTCAGGAACACTTCTACATGGAAACCCAGTGCGCATGCGTGGTACCAAAGGGGGAGGATGGGGAGTTTGAAGTATTCTGTGGTACTCAAAATCCTGCGGCTGTGCCG ACCTTCGTTTCTTCTGTCCTTGGAGTTCCATGTAATCGGATAACCGGTCGTTTCAAGCGGTTAGGTGGTGCCTTTGGTGGAAAACAGTATCGGTCGGCGATTCTCGCTGCCCAATGTGCTGTTGCTGCTAACAA GGTTGGTCGTCCAGTGCGTTTTATGTTAGATCGGAATGAAGACATGAAATCGACAGGGACAAGACATCCGTTCTTGGGTCGTTACACGGTCGGTTGTACCAAGGATGGAAAACTCGTCGGTGTTGACATCAAGATGTTCTCCAACGCTGGCTTCTCTTATGATGTTTCTACTGCG GTGATGGACAAAGCGATTCAGTATTTTGACAACGTATATCGGTTACCGGTTTTCCGGGTTGAGGGCCGAATTTGTCGTACCAACCTCCCGTCCAACGTAGCATTCCGTGCATTTGGAACACCACAGGCTATGATCATTACTGAATCACTCATGGATGATGTCGCAGTCAAGTGCAGGATTCCTCAGCATAAA GTAAGAGAGATGAATTTCTACCAGGAGGGTGACATCACACCTCAAAATCAGAAAATCGAGGGGTTTATGTTGCCTCGCTGTTGGGATGAATGCTTGACCAAAAGCAACTTCGCCAGCCGCAGGGAGGCTGTGGACATTTTTAACAG GAATAATCGCTGGAAGAAGAGAGGACTTGCCATCATTCCTGTCAAGTACGGCGTTTCCTTTCACATACTACACTTAAATCAA GCCGGTGCCCTAGTCCACATCTACACCGATGGTTCCGTTCTTGTCACACACGGGGGCATTGAGATGGGCCAGGGTCTACATACCAAGATGATTCAGATTGCTGCTAGGACTCTTGGGATACCTCAGGCAAAGATCCACCTTACAGAAACAAACACTACTAAGGTACCGAATGCATCGGGAACGGGTGCCAGTACAGGGACAGATCTCAACGGACGGGCAGTACAG AAAGCTTGTGAGACTCTGAAACATCGACTAGAGCCATACATGTACGCCGACCCAAAAGGCGATTGGAACACTTGG GAGAGACGACTTGAATTACGATAA